In one window of Nothobranchius furzeri strain GRZ-AD chromosome 11, NfurGRZ-RIMD1, whole genome shotgun sequence DNA:
- the myclb gene encoding protein L-Myc-1b gives MPGISSAAPRHENWDIMDHLDHYQHYFYDDHDLDEDFFKSTAPSEDIWKKFELVPTPPMSPIRAVEGSAKVGLLCPTLGDKLEWVSQFLGQEDEQQHPQEVPCKLATGSDSFGNLSSIIIQDCMWSCFSAGQQLERVVGERCAPCPGTGAAAKVTAATGFTSPGRSQGVPADSGLATDCVDPAAVLTFPLPGGCKKQVSSGSESHTDSSDDDEQDDDEEEIDVVTVEHKQHRKPRRLVGARKPVTITVRADPHDPGMKRFHISIHQQQHNYAAPSPDTLRGVSEPPRKKFRQEVSAPSPQPHQNSHHNQPHSGHAPLNLDSRRSHITVVGVGSESPNHGMSSPTSSSSPSSPPCSSFSSHPPHSSPSKPLSHLSSPQSSDCEDTDKRKAHNFLERKRRNDLRSRFLSLRDEIPGLADCPKTPKVAILTRATEYLQQLHASRRQKAQERKQLKAKQLQLLQRLAQLKRS, from the exons ATGCCGGGCATCAGCTCCGCCGCGCCTCGTCATGAAAACTGGGACATTATGGACCACCTCGACCACTACCAGCATTATTTCTACGACGACCACGACCTGGATGAGGATTTCTTCAAGTCTACTGCGCCCAGCGAGGACATATGGAAGAAATTCGAGCTGGTCCCGACCCCGCCCATGTCCCCCATCCGGGCGGTGGAGGGCTCGGCCAAGGTCGGACTCCTGTGTCCCACTCTCGGAGACAAGCTGGAGTGGGTGTCCCAGTTCCTGGGTCAGGAGGACGAGCAGCAGCATCCGCAGGAGGTGCCGTGTAAGCTGGCCACCGGCAGCGACTCCTTCGGTAACCTGAGCTCCATCATCATCCAGGACTGCATGTGGAGTTGCTTCTCCGCCGGACAGCAGCTGGAGCGGGTCGTAGGGGAGCGGTGCGCGCCATGTCCCGGGACCGGAGCGGCCGCTAAAGTCACCGCCGCGACCGGATTCACGTCCCCGGGAAGGTCGCAGGGGGTCCCGGCTGACTCGGGCTTGGCTACGGACTGCGTGGACCCGGCTGCGGTGCTCACTTTCCCATTACCAGGTGGATGCAAGAAGCAAGTGTCCTCCGGTTCCGAGTCCCACACAGACTCCTCAG ATGATGACGAACAAGACGATGATGAAGAGGAGATTGATGTGGTGACGGTGGAACACAAGCAGCACCGTAAACCCCGTCGGCTGGTCGGTGCTCGTAAACCAGTGACTATAACTGTGCGTGCTGACCCCCACGACCCTGGCATGAAGCGGTTCCACATCTCCATTCATCAACAGCAGCACAACTACGCTGCTCCCTCCCCGGACACTCTCCGTGGAGTTTCCGAGCCGCCCCGGAAGAAATTTCGGCAGGAGGTTTCAGCTCCCTCCCCCCAGCCTCACCAGAACTCCCATCACAACCAACCACACTCTGGCCACGCCCCTCTGAACTTAGACAGCAGAAGGTCCCACATCACAGTGGTCGGAGTCGGGTCAGAGTCCCCAAACCACGGCATGTCTTCACCCACGTCCTCCTCCTCACCTTCGTCTCCACCCTGCTCCTCTTTCTCCTCTCACCCACCTCACAGCTCTCCCTCTAAGCCCCTCTCCCACCTGTCGAGCCCTCAGTCGTCGGACTGCGAGGACACGGACAAACGCAAGGCGCACAACTTTCTGGAGCGCAAGCGACGGAACGACCTGCGCTCACGCTTCCTGTCGCTGCGGGACGAGATCCCGGGCTTAGCGGACTGCCCCAAGACTCCTAAGGTGGCCATTCTGACTCGCGCCACCGAGTACCTGCAGCAGCTACACGCCAGCAGGCGGCAGAAGGCTCAGGAGAGGAAACAGCTGAAAGCCaaacagctgcagctgctgcagaggCTGGCGCAGCTCAAACGGTCCTGA